The proteins below are encoded in one region of Lactuca sativa cultivar Salinas chromosome 3, Lsat_Salinas_v11, whole genome shotgun sequence:
- the LOC111877681 gene encoding uncharacterized protein LOC111877681: MAHGLCLENLKIMIYITISSVLLILFIQSLHRKIPSISIEEFYVNTLNNTATGNTTATPTTKNTTIYFDLKLYNHNPVGLYYRPMNLTFSYFPNKTTNSSIPLAVYTLRGFHQDHHKEKHFRDTVMTGGMMVQPGGGSVMVMRVDLVGRVKFKSIAQWKRSVVVGIDVEVDEFTGEKLKKNSIKLIPSGAAQVVDWLICLPAPAVTLLILSCSFNLMFL; the protein is encoded by the coding sequence ATGGCCCACGGGTTATGTCTTGAAAATCTTAAGATCATGATTTATATCACGATATCTTCGGTGTTGCTTATATTGTTCATACAAAGTCTACATCGGAAAATTCCCTCAATTTCCATAGAAGAGTTCTATGTTAATACCCTTAACAACACCGCTACCGGAAACACCACAGCCACCCCCACAACCAAGAACACCACCATCTACTTTGATCTTAAGCTTTACAACCACAATCCGGTGGGATTGTATTATCGTCCAATGAATCTTACTTTTTCTTACTTCCCAAACAAAACCACCAATAGTAGTATCCCCTTAGCTGTGTACACTTTACGTGGATTTCATCAAGACCATCACAAGGAAAAGCACTTCCGTGACACGGTGATGACGGGTGGAATGATGGTGCAGCCTGGTGGTGGGAGTGTGATGGTAATGAGGGTGGATTTGGTTGGCAGGGTTAAGTTCAAGTCTATTGCGCAATGGAAGCGGTCGGTGGTTGTGGGGATAGATGTGGAGGTTGATGAATTCACAGGCGAAAAGCTTAAGAAGAATAGCATCAAGCTGATCCCTTCTGGTGCAGCACAGGTGGTAGATTGGCTCATCTGTCTGCCGGCGCCGGCGGTGACGTTGCTTATACttagttgttcttttaatttaaTGTTTCTTTGA